The Paraburkholderia hospita genome includes a window with the following:
- a CDS encoding helix-turn-helix domain-containing protein — MIEQFDTSAVMARERLAYYHDVICRLYCHVDLPSFENAEDVFRARVTQKPIATIGVGDIAAPGLQYVRTTTDLSRTPSDEFLASLLVQGSASLEQSGRQTKQNVGDIVLYDTARAFKYNFSSDYRIILLKIPRRQMLCRLSDAERMTAIALNGQSTMGALAGAVIRGAANVDAELEPCAASKLAASIIDIFAAAVETEFRDTKGALERHGDVLQRAKTYIEANLGDSELDVEMVSNAIGVSRRTLNRIFAAHGTTAARWLWQKRLEASHTSLTEGRSQHIADVAVACGFSDFSHFSRAFKKTYGVAPNTLVKRRVA; from the coding sequence ATGATTGAACAGTTCGACACATCTGCAGTGATGGCCCGCGAACGACTGGCCTATTACCATGACGTCATCTGCCGTCTGTACTGTCACGTTGACCTGCCGTCGTTCGAGAACGCAGAGGACGTATTCCGCGCCCGAGTCACCCAGAAACCAATCGCTACAATTGGCGTAGGGGATATTGCTGCTCCCGGCTTGCAATACGTCAGGACCACAACCGACCTCAGTCGCACCCCGAGCGACGAGTTCCTTGCAAGCCTCCTGGTGCAGGGGAGCGCTTCGCTTGAGCAGAGTGGACGCCAAACGAAGCAAAACGTCGGTGATATCGTGCTTTACGACACGGCCCGAGCCTTTAAATACAACTTCTCGTCCGACTATCGGATAATCCTGCTGAAGATTCCTCGCAGGCAAATGCTCTGTCGCCTGTCTGATGCTGAGCGTATGACAGCCATCGCGCTTAACGGTCAATCTACGATGGGTGCACTTGCAGGTGCAGTTATTCGTGGGGCCGCAAATGTCGACGCCGAACTCGAACCGTGTGCTGCCTCGAAGCTCGCCGCTTCAATAATTGACATCTTCGCAGCCGCCGTCGAAACGGAGTTTCGAGATACGAAAGGCGCACTCGAGCGTCATGGTGACGTGCTGCAACGCGCGAAGACGTATATTGAGGCGAATCTTGGCGACTCAGAGCTGGATGTGGAAATGGTTTCGAATGCGATAGGCGTGTCACGAAGAACGCTGAACAGAATATTTGCAGCGCACGGAACGACAGCTGCGCGCTGGCTGTGGCAAAAGCGACTCGAAGCGAGTCACACCTCGCTCACCGAAGGTCGTTCCCAGCATATCGCCGATGTTGCCGTTGCTTGCGGGTTTAGCGACTTCTCGCACTTCAGCAGAGCATTCAAAAAAACGTACGGGGTCGCGCCCAACACTTTGGTCAAGCGCCGTGTCGCATGA
- a CDS encoding SDR family NAD(P)-dependent oxidoreductase — protein sequence MEGLSDKTIVVTGGAGGIGLATVQRLVTAGSRVVIADLVSSNGESIATELNEGRGMVHFMPVDVTSVASLTKVADEVVTRFGAIDGVVANAGIAVMSEAFAYNEASWRQTMGVNLDGAFFTAQSFARHMRGRGGSVVLISSIAARSVVQPEKCAAYGATKAAVEHLAALLGVEWARDGIRVNAVGPGRTETPMIERIAKESPEMVATWMEQVPIGRLIRPEEVANAVAFFLSDLSSGCNGTTLMVDGGYDKT from the coding sequence ATGGAAGGGCTCAGCGATAAGACCATCGTCGTAACCGGCGGGGCTGGCGGCATTGGCCTCGCGACGGTTCAGCGATTGGTGACAGCGGGTAGTCGGGTAGTTATTGCGGACCTGGTCTCAAGCAACGGCGAAAGCATCGCAACGGAATTAAATGAGGGCCGGGGGATGGTCCACTTTATGCCAGTCGATGTGACGAGCGTGGCATCGTTGACGAAGGTAGCCGATGAGGTTGTGACGCGGTTTGGCGCTATTGACGGCGTTGTCGCGAATGCTGGCATTGCTGTCATGTCCGAGGCGTTCGCTTACAACGAAGCCTCGTGGCGACAGACGATGGGCGTTAATCTTGATGGCGCATTTTTCACAGCTCAGTCGTTTGCACGACACATGCGTGGTCGGGGCGGAAGTGTTGTTCTGATTTCCTCTATCGCGGCGCGTTCCGTTGTGCAACCTGAAAAATGTGCTGCCTATGGCGCGACCAAAGCGGCTGTCGAGCACCTTGCCGCGTTGCTCGGTGTTGAATGGGCACGCGATGGCATACGCGTCAACGCCGTCGGTCCCGGGCGAACCGAAACCCCAATGATTGAACGTATTGCGAAGGAGTCACCTGAGATGGTGGCTACATGGATGGAACAGGTGCCTATTGGTAGGTTGATTCGGCCAGAAGAGGTTGCCAATGCCGTCGCGTTTTTCCTCTCGGATTTATCGAGTGGATGCAACGGAACCACGTTGATGGTAGACGGTGGGTACGACAAGACCTGA
- a CDS encoding nuclear transport factor 2 family protein encodes MEGSRFSHEQRLARLEDIEAIKYLKAQYAEHLDDGYNPDGVASLFVDDGLWLIKGVGGEARGKEAIRQHCRNLSSNITWALHNIVSPAVNVDDDGQRATATFYLVCFVTMAPSEQSPQGEAVFIAGKYKDTLVKVDGKWYFEEITGVVQQSSPWTDGWVKNPFVKESW; translated from the coding sequence ATGGAAGGGTCCCGATTCAGTCATGAGCAGCGTCTCGCTCGACTCGAAGACATTGAAGCCATCAAGTATCTGAAAGCGCAATATGCAGAGCACCTTGACGATGGCTACAACCCCGACGGCGTCGCATCGCTCTTTGTAGACGACGGCCTCTGGCTCATCAAGGGCGTCGGCGGCGAGGCCAGAGGCAAGGAGGCCATCAGGCAACACTGTCGCAACCTCTCGTCAAACATCACGTGGGCGCTGCACAACATAGTGTCGCCCGCGGTCAACGTTGACGACGACGGACAACGCGCGACTGCAACGTTCTATCTGGTGTGCTTTGTGACCATGGCGCCCAGCGAACAGTCGCCGCAAGGCGAGGCGGTATTCATTGCAGGCAAGTACAAGGACACGCTCGTGAAAGTCGACGGCAAGTGGTACTTCGAGGAAATCACGGGCGTGGTTCAGCAGTCGTCCCCCTGGACGGATGGGTGGGTAAAGAATCCATTCGTGAAAGAGAGCTGGTAA
- a CDS encoding GMC family oxidoreductase has translation MTDYIIIGAGSAGAVLANRLSADPSVNVTLLEAGGWDKSPFIHMPAGYFRLMQTGQLDWGYTTVPQRHMNNREMFIPRAKSIGGCTTVNGMIYTRGDRTDYDRWRDLGNEGWGYEDILPYFKKSETWSGGETDVHGGSGPLKTSRFGIHNPICLAFIEAGKQAGYKYNDDLNGGSQEGFGPCDSTLADGVRSSVGRCYIAPIRDRKNFTAITDTVVSRILFDGDRAVGVEYLVGKKQKKVFASQEVILCGGAFNSPHLLQISGVGDPSHLQSIGVQTVHKLTGVGQNLQDHVGCGLKQRITQPLSLLKHLNILNSASAVAKYMATKTGPAAYHGVEALAFVKTRADVVAPDIQFHLNMVMYEDHGRKIFHEEGVMPYFNISRPQSRGTVMARSADPLALPEIDPNFFAVPDDIRVMRDGLRISRELMSQKAFDPYRGEEFGPGKEVTSDRDLDEYLKNKSESVYHPVGTCKMGSDEDAVVDSRLRVRGLRGLRVVDASIMPTLTSGNTNAPTIMIAEKAADMILFDATANGIGAGAKTNQQVEHLGI, from the coding sequence ATGACTGACTACATCATCATCGGAGCAGGCTCTGCCGGCGCCGTCCTGGCAAATCGACTAAGTGCCGACCCCAGCGTCAACGTGACGCTGCTAGAAGCGGGCGGCTGGGACAAGAGTCCTTTCATCCATATGCCTGCAGGGTACTTTCGGTTGATGCAGACCGGCCAGCTTGACTGGGGCTACACCACCGTGCCGCAAAGGCACATGAATAATCGAGAGATGTTCATCCCTCGCGCCAAGAGCATCGGTGGTTGCACTACGGTCAACGGGATGATTTACACGCGCGGCGACCGGACCGATTATGACCGGTGGCGCGACCTGGGCAACGAAGGTTGGGGCTACGAAGACATTCTCCCGTACTTCAAAAAGTCGGAGACGTGGTCGGGTGGCGAGACCGACGTTCACGGCGGTAGTGGTCCGTTGAAGACAAGCAGGTTTGGCATCCACAACCCGATTTGTCTCGCATTTATTGAGGCGGGAAAGCAGGCTGGGTACAAGTACAACGACGACTTGAACGGAGGCAGCCAGGAAGGCTTCGGCCCGTGCGATAGCACGCTGGCGGATGGCGTTCGGTCCAGCGTAGGCCGTTGCTATATCGCACCGATTCGCGACCGAAAAAATTTCACGGCCATCACGGACACCGTCGTTTCACGCATCCTTTTCGACGGTGACCGGGCAGTCGGCGTCGAGTATCTGGTCGGTAAGAAGCAAAAGAAGGTGTTTGCCTCGCAGGAAGTCATCCTCTGTGGAGGCGCTTTCAACTCGCCGCATCTGCTTCAGATTTCCGGGGTGGGCGACCCCAGCCATCTGCAATCCATCGGCGTGCAGACCGTTCACAAGCTCACAGGAGTCGGCCAGAATTTGCAGGACCATGTCGGATGTGGCCTGAAGCAGAGGATTACGCAACCACTGTCGCTCCTCAAGCACCTCAACATTTTGAACTCGGCTTCGGCGGTCGCCAAGTACATGGCGACGAAGACAGGACCCGCAGCCTACCACGGCGTCGAGGCCTTGGCTTTCGTAAAGACTCGTGCGGACGTGGTTGCCCCGGACATTCAGTTCCACCTGAATATGGTCATGTACGAAGACCATGGCCGGAAGATTTTCCACGAAGAAGGGGTGATGCCGTACTTCAACATCTCGCGCCCGCAAAGTCGTGGCACGGTGATGGCTCGCTCCGCAGACCCCTTGGCGTTGCCCGAAATCGACCCGAACTTCTTCGCTGTACCTGATGACATCCGTGTGATGCGTGATGGCCTGCGTATCTCGCGTGAGTTGATGAGTCAGAAGGCATTTGACCCGTATCGAGGCGAAGAGTTTGGCCCGGGCAAGGAAGTGACGTCGGACAGGGATTTGGACGAATACCTCAAGAACAAGAGCGAAAGCGTCTATCACCCGGTTGGAACTTGCAAGATGGGTTCGGACGAGGACGCCGTGGTCGATTCACGTTTGCGTGTGCGTGGCCTGCGCGGGCTGCGTGTCGTCGATGCTTCCATCATGCCAACGCTCACGAGTGGCAACACCAACGCGCCGACCATCATGATTGCGGAAAAGGCCGCGGACATGATTCTCTTCGACGCCACTGCTAACGGAATTGGCGCCGGCGCGAAGACCAACCAGCAGGTCGAACATCTCGGTATCTAA
- a CDS encoding aldehyde dehydrogenase family protein, translating to MTSSIAVFDTSGQISETTKRFLGKKHRLFIGGEWVTASSGATREVLDPATGATISTMANGDAKDVDLAVKAAREAFEHGPWRSMSTSERAKIIWNIGALIDEHAEELAQLEVLDEGSPYNVVKNFYVRLGAEHFRYYSGWATKITGSTVPVNMPGEWHAYTVREPIGVVGQIIPWNVPLLMAAWKLAPALAAGCTIVLKPAEDTPLTALRIAELCQQAGLPPGVLNVVTGDGKAGAALVEHPDVDKVAFTGSTETGKAIVRAAAGNLKRVTLELGGKSPVFVFPDADLSRAIPGVAEAVLLNSGQACTAGSRLYIHEDIYDKVVVGVAEYANSLKLGHGLDPSTNLGPLISDRQLSRVSQILQTGIDEGAKVFAGGGRPEGAGFFLRPTVLTNVQPGMAIYQQEIFGPVISAMKMNSDNLDALVREANNTTYGLAASVWTRDISLAHKLAARIRAGVVWVNNHNQTDAALPFGGYKQSGWGREMGLCGIETYTELKSVGVYLG from the coding sequence ATGACCTCATCAATCGCAGTTTTCGACACTTCCGGACAAATCTCCGAGACCACGAAGCGGTTTCTGGGCAAGAAGCATCGTCTGTTCATCGGTGGTGAGTGGGTTACCGCGTCGTCTGGCGCGACCCGTGAAGTCCTTGACCCCGCAACCGGCGCCACGATTTCAACGATGGCAAACGGCGACGCCAAGGACGTTGACCTCGCAGTAAAGGCTGCACGCGAAGCGTTCGAACACGGTCCTTGGCGCAGCATGTCGACGAGCGAGCGCGCGAAGATTATCTGGAATATCGGCGCCCTCATCGACGAGCACGCCGAGGAACTCGCGCAACTGGAGGTGCTCGATGAAGGCTCGCCGTACAACGTCGTGAAGAATTTCTATGTTCGACTTGGGGCGGAGCACTTCCGCTACTACTCGGGTTGGGCGACGAAAATCACTGGAAGTACGGTGCCGGTGAACATGCCGGGCGAATGGCACGCATATACGGTCCGTGAGCCAATTGGCGTAGTGGGACAAATCATTCCATGGAATGTACCGCTGCTCATGGCAGCGTGGAAACTGGCGCCGGCTCTGGCGGCAGGTTGTACCATCGTACTCAAGCCGGCCGAAGACACACCGTTGACGGCGCTGCGCATCGCCGAGTTGTGTCAGCAGGCTGGCCTGCCGCCCGGTGTGCTGAACGTCGTGACGGGAGATGGTAAAGCAGGCGCTGCACTCGTGGAGCATCCGGACGTAGACAAGGTGGCTTTTACTGGGAGCACGGAAACCGGAAAAGCTATCGTTCGTGCCGCAGCAGGAAACCTCAAGCGAGTAACACTTGAGCTCGGTGGCAAGAGTCCGGTGTTTGTTTTCCCGGATGCAGATCTTTCCCGTGCGATTCCCGGTGTCGCTGAAGCAGTCCTGCTAAACAGCGGACAGGCCTGTACAGCAGGCTCGAGACTTTACATCCATGAAGATATCTACGACAAGGTCGTCGTGGGTGTTGCGGAGTACGCTAACTCGCTCAAACTCGGTCATGGACTCGACCCTTCAACGAATCTGGGCCCGCTAATTTCCGACCGCCAGCTGTCGCGCGTCTCCCAGATTCTTCAGACCGGTATCGACGAAGGTGCAAAGGTTTTCGCAGGCGGCGGCAGGCCTGAAGGGGCGGGATTTTTCCTCCGGCCAACTGTTCTCACAAATGTGCAGCCAGGGATGGCCATCTATCAGCAGGAAATCTTTGGCCCTGTTATTTCGGCAATGAAGATGAACAGCGACAATCTCGACGCGCTCGTACGCGAAGCGAATAACACCACTTACGGTCTCGCAGCGAGCGTCTGGACACGAGACATCAGCCTGGCTCACAAGCTTGCAGCGCGGATTCGCGCGGGCGTCGTCTGGGTTAACAACCATAACCAGACCGACGCGGCACTGCCGTTTGGTGGATACAAGCAATCTGGATGGGGGCGTGAGATGGGGCTCTGTGGAATTGAGACCTATACCGAGCTCAAATCTGTTGGTGTCTACCTGGGATAG
- a CDS encoding alkene reductase: MSPLLEAYDLVGIPLTNRIVMAPMTRCRAKNTVPDAQTVLYYRQRAGAGLIISEGSQISAEGTGYLYTPGIYTPEQVNGWKQVTKAVHEEDGKMFIQLWHVGRMSHVSLQENGALPVSSVSVAAGNSNCYAYSESGEPGPIQASVPRALETSEIARITSDFVTAGVQSMRAGFDGVEVHGANGYIFDQFTNGALNTRADEYGGSTMNRLRFTLETVDALANEIGSTRVGIRLSPFGRLYDMQPFEDEANTWLTLANELSKRNLAYVHLSDQTAFIGVGISREFLGKFRDAYKGTLILTGALDQDAGEELVELGLTDLAGYGRPYVSNPDLVERFRNGWPLSPVDMPTLYTGDEKGYADYPAYSKQLESVDVDSD; the protein is encoded by the coding sequence ATGAGCCCGCTACTTGAAGCCTACGACTTGGTTGGTATCCCGCTGACGAACCGCATCGTCATGGCACCGATGACGCGATGCCGTGCGAAAAACACGGTGCCTGACGCACAGACGGTCCTGTATTACCGACAACGAGCCGGGGCAGGGTTGATTATCAGCGAGGGCTCGCAGATTTCGGCTGAGGGCACGGGCTACCTGTACACGCCGGGCATTTACACACCCGAGCAGGTGAACGGCTGGAAGCAGGTCACGAAGGCCGTGCACGAAGAGGATGGAAAGATGTTCATCCAGCTTTGGCACGTTGGTCGTATGTCGCATGTCAGTTTGCAGGAGAACGGAGCACTTCCAGTTTCGTCGGTCTCGGTCGCAGCGGGCAACAGCAACTGCTATGCATACAGCGAGAGCGGTGAGCCGGGCCCAATTCAGGCCAGTGTGCCTCGCGCACTCGAAACGAGCGAAATTGCGCGTATTACCTCGGACTTTGTAACTGCGGGCGTCCAGTCGATGCGAGCCGGCTTTGACGGCGTAGAGGTTCACGGCGCAAACGGCTACATCTTCGACCAGTTCACCAACGGCGCGCTCAACACGCGCGCTGACGAGTACGGCGGCAGCACAATGAACCGTCTTCGTTTCACATTGGAGACAGTCGATGCTCTCGCGAATGAAATTGGCAGTACGCGAGTGGGCATCCGCCTGTCACCGTTCGGGCGGCTGTACGACATGCAGCCATTCGAAGATGAAGCGAACACCTGGCTGACGCTGGCAAACGAACTGAGCAAGCGGAACCTCGCGTATGTACACCTCAGCGACCAGACAGCGTTCATCGGCGTCGGAATTAGCAGGGAGTTTCTCGGAAAATTCCGCGACGCCTACAAAGGTACCTTGATTCTCACAGGTGCCCTCGACCAGGATGCGGGCGAAGAACTCGTTGAACTGGGACTGACGGACCTCGCCGGCTACGGGCGACCGTACGTGTCGAACCCCGACCTTGTCGAGCGCTTCCGTAACGGATGGCCCCTCAGTCCGGTCGACATGCCGACGCTCTATACCGGCGACGAAAAAGGATATGCCGACTACCCCGCGTACTCGAAACAGCTCGAGTCGGTTGACGTCGATTCGGACTGA
- a CDS encoding MFS transporter → MESRLSPRVLWLLSTCCFASMASMRVCDSLLPSFRSTFEVTTGVAAQAISAFALAYGVMQLFFGPLGDRFGKVRVIALATLACTIGNVGAAFSIHLDQMVIARVLSGAAAAGIVPLTMAWIGDTVPYDRRQEILARLLGATVFGMIAGQWLGAFVADMFNWRISFALLAGISLLAGLFVLRESADKPVNGATTGRGFGHRAFDVLSIPWARTVLVVTFIEGALAFSTLSFIPSYLHTAFNLPMSKAGGIVALYGVGGLLYSHCARLLVRRLGESNLTRLGGACLTVSYGGLTLANSWPFAIPACLIAGFGFYALHNTLQTHATQMAPGARGTAVSLFSCFLFFGQSLGVFCAAWFIDRFSAQPVFLVSATGLLLLALTFSVLVSRQQYRLVRT, encoded by the coding sequence ATGGAAAGCAGGCTATCACCGCGAGTCTTATGGCTGTTGAGCACGTGTTGCTTCGCAAGCATGGCATCGATGAGGGTGTGTGACTCGCTACTGCCATCGTTCCGGTCGACGTTTGAAGTTACAACTGGCGTTGCGGCGCAGGCTATCTCGGCATTTGCGCTTGCGTACGGCGTAATGCAGTTGTTCTTCGGGCCACTGGGAGACCGATTTGGCAAGGTCCGCGTCATCGCACTTGCCACTTTGGCATGCACCATCGGGAACGTTGGGGCTGCTTTTTCTATTCACCTTGACCAGATGGTTATCGCGCGCGTGCTATCAGGTGCCGCGGCGGCCGGGATTGTCCCCCTGACGATGGCGTGGATTGGCGACACGGTGCCGTACGACCGGCGTCAGGAAATCCTGGCTCGGCTGCTAGGTGCTACTGTATTTGGGATGATCGCGGGCCAATGGTTGGGCGCTTTCGTCGCTGACATGTTCAACTGGCGCATTTCCTTCGCATTGTTGGCTGGGATTTCCTTGCTCGCAGGCCTCTTTGTACTACGAGAGAGCGCCGACAAGCCGGTCAACGGAGCGACGACAGGCCGAGGTTTCGGCCATCGTGCGTTTGATGTGCTGTCAATTCCATGGGCTCGAACGGTTCTTGTTGTGACATTTATCGAAGGGGCGCTTGCATTCAGCACCCTCTCGTTTATTCCGAGCTACCTTCACACAGCCTTCAATCTACCAATGTCAAAGGCTGGAGGCATCGTGGCGCTGTACGGCGTTGGTGGTCTCCTATACAGCCATTGTGCGCGCTTGCTCGTCCGACGGTTGGGGGAATCGAACCTCACACGCTTAGGTGGTGCATGTCTTACAGTTTCGTACGGCGGACTCACATTGGCAAACAGTTGGCCGTTTGCTATTCCAGCCTGTCTGATTGCCGGGTTCGGCTTTTATGCCCTCCACAACACGCTTCAGACTCATGCCACCCAGATGGCACCAGGTGCCCGTGGTACCGCGGTGTCTCTCTTTTCGTGCTTCCTTTTCTTCGGTCAGTCTCTTGGCGTTTTTTGCGCGGCTTGGTTTATCGACCGATTTTCCGCACAGCCGGTTTTCCTGGTTTCGGCTACCGGTCTACTTTTACTTGCACTGACCTTCTCCGTCTTGGTATCACGACAGCAGTATCGGCTGGTCCGGACCTGA
- a CDS encoding substrate-binding domain-containing protein, with protein MKNLYLYSMRSVAAGLFAASASMPVMSAESALVTKQGDISSMCGTKPMVVGLSDGYGGVTWRKTAAAELKDEVSRCKNFKKFMYTNANGDQQKANSDINSMVAQGVNVLVVFPDFGAAQIPAMRAATKAGVTVVPYLAKISGNAGKDYTANVTEDVYRMGQVWADWYGQNLKKGNVVFLGGAPGAMSSQIFLDGFKTQLAKYPDLKLLDNNFIVTNWNPVDAQKAVSGLIAKYPRIDGVATDYGVTALATVKAFEQAHLAIPAIATNASNNELNCKFLDMKKSGKAFPYFSLDGTTSVIRFAGRRGVADYQGTRNDEPLAAFPVPYADSAKGMDPKCDPSAPPDADFSSALSVEKLKAVFQQ; from the coding sequence ATGAAAAATCTCTATCTGTACTCGATGCGCTCGGTTGCCGCTGGTCTGTTTGCAGCATCAGCGTCCATGCCAGTGATGTCCGCCGAATCGGCTTTGGTAACGAAGCAGGGCGATATCAGTTCTATGTGTGGTACGAAGCCGATGGTCGTCGGACTCTCTGATGGCTATGGTGGCGTCACGTGGCGAAAGACGGCGGCTGCCGAGTTGAAGGATGAAGTCAGTCGCTGCAAGAACTTCAAGAAGTTCATGTACACGAACGCGAACGGAGACCAACAGAAGGCGAATTCCGACATCAACAGTATGGTCGCGCAAGGCGTCAACGTACTTGTTGTCTTCCCGGATTTCGGTGCGGCACAGATTCCCGCCATGCGAGCCGCAACAAAGGCTGGTGTGACAGTAGTCCCTTACCTCGCCAAGATTTCAGGTAACGCCGGGAAAGACTATACAGCCAATGTGACTGAGGACGTCTACCGGATGGGCCAGGTTTGGGCCGACTGGTACGGCCAAAATCTCAAAAAGGGAAATGTCGTATTTCTCGGTGGCGCGCCGGGGGCGATGTCGTCGCAGATATTTCTGGACGGATTCAAGACGCAACTTGCGAAGTATCCCGACCTGAAACTGCTGGACAACAACTTCATCGTAACGAACTGGAATCCGGTTGACGCTCAAAAGGCCGTCTCGGGCCTCATTGCGAAGTATCCGCGCATCGATGGCGTGGCCACGGACTACGGCGTGACCGCGCTTGCCACGGTAAAGGCTTTCGAACAGGCGCATCTGGCCATTCCGGCTATTGCGACCAACGCGAGCAACAACGAGTTGAACTGCAAGTTCCTTGATATGAAGAAGTCAGGAAAGGCATTTCCGTACTTCTCCCTCGACGGAACAACATCCGTCATCAGGTTTGCTGGACGTCGCGGCGTCGCCGACTATCAGGGTACCAGGAACGATGAGCCGCTCGCAGCGTTCCCGGTTCCTTACGCCGACAGCGCCAAGGGAATGGACCCGAAGTGTGACCCCTCGGCTCCGCCCGACGCTGATTTCTCTTCGGCCCTCTCTGTCGAAAAGCTCAAGGCAGTTTTCCAGCAATAG